The Pseudomonas fulva 12-X sequence GCGCACGGGCCATTTTCGCTGCCGGCCAGCAGCAGGTAGCCGAGCGGGCAGGGCACCACGGCCACGCGCAGCGTCTCGCCCTTGGAACCCTGGCGCCGCTTTGCCAGAGCTACGCCGTCGGTTTGCTCATAGAGGCTGCGGGTGTTGCTGTAGCCGGTGTCCAGCGCGGCGTCGAGCACCGACCGAGCGCCCGGCAGAATGGCGGCCAGGCGTTCACGCTGCCGGGCGCTGGCCCAGGCCTTGGGCGTCATCCCGGTGCGTGCCTTGAAAGCCCGGGCCAGGTGCGAAGCGGACAAGCCGATGCGTGCAGCCAGTGCATCGAGGGTAGGTGGTTTGTCAGCCTCGTCGAGCAACCGGCAGGCGGCGGTCACCAGCGCGTCGAGCTGTTCTGCGGGGCTTGTGCCCTGGGGCGTGCAGCGCTTGCAGGGCCGGTATCCCGCCGCTTCGGCCTGCGCCGGGCCAGCATGGAAGCTGACGTTGTCACGGCGTGGTCGACGCGCCGGGCAGCTGGGCCGGCAATAGATCCCAGTCGAGCGCACGGCGAAGACGAATTGGCCGTCCTGCGTGGCATCTCGCTTGCACACGGCTTGCCAGCGGCGTTCTTCGCACATGTTCATCTCCTGTAACGGTATCCGGATTGTCGGCATCGGCCGGCGCAGGCGCCAGTGCCAATCACGCTTTCAAACCTGAACGGTCGATGCATTTCCCCCATGGGCTGGGCGCTGCCCCAGGATTGCCGTATAAAAGGGCCGCATAGCCCACCGAGGACCCGAATAAAAGCTGATGAAGACGCCAAAACGCATTGAGCCCCTGGTCGAGGACGGCCTGGTGGACGAGGTGATTCGCCCTTTGATGAGCGGCAAGGAAGCAGCGGTCTACGTGGTGCGTTGCGGTTCCGAGTTGCGTTGCGCCAAGGTCTACAAGGAGGCCAACAAGCGCGGCTTCCGCCAGGCTGCCGAGTATCAGGAAGGCCGCAAGGTGCGCAACAGTCGCGACGCCCGGGCCATGGCCAAGGGCTCCAAGTACGGGCGCAAGAACCAGGAAGATAACTGGCAAAACGCCGAAGTCGCCGCGCTGTTTCGCCTGGCCAATGCCGGCGTGCGGGTGCCCAAACCCTACGACTTTCTCGACGGCGTGCTGCTGATGGAGCTGGTCACCGATGGCGAAGGCGATGTGGCGCCGCGCCTCAATGACGTCGACCTGCACCCCGAGGATGCCCGCGAATTCCATGCTTTCATGATCGAGGAGATCGTGAAGATGCTGTGTGCCGGCCTGGTGCACGGCGACCTGTCGGAGTTCAACGTGCTGCTCGGCCCGGACGGCCCGGTGATCATCGATCTGCCCCAGGCGGTGGATGCAGCGGGCAACAACCACGCCTTCAAGATGCTCGAGCGCGACGTCGGCAACATGGCCGCCTACTTCGGCCAGTTCGCCCCGGAACTCAAGTACAGCAAGTACGCCAAGGAAATGTGGGCGCTCTATGAAGAAGGCAAGCTAACGCCACAAAGCGTGCTCACCGGCGAATTCAAGGACCCGGAAGACGAAGCCGACGTCGACGCGGTGATGCGCGAGATCAAGGCCGCCCTGGCCGACGAAGCCCGCCGCCAGGCTGCGCTGAATGCCGAAGACGAACCCAAGGATCGCGAGCCGCCACCGCCGTGGGAGCGGTGAGCTGATAGTGCCGTAGGATGGGTGAAACCCATCGATATCGACATTGATGGGTTTCACCTACGCGGCCCGACCCATCCTACGGCTGGAATGCGTTTATCCGGGTCATCAGAATTCACCCTCGAAGCCATGTTGCCCGCCCCGAAATGGTGAGCTTCGGGGATGCCTGCCTCATTCTGGTTCGAATTTCGCGCCTGCCACGGTTAACCACTAAACCCCACCATGCCAGATCCCATGCGCGCTTCAGGGATATTCCATTCTGTTGGCACACTCCCTGCTATCTCACTTCTGCACCCATCATCGATGGGGCCGGTGAGCAGGCCGTGACCTGATGCTCACCTCACATAACCGAATCCAAGGCAAAGACGCCTGAAGCTGACAACAGCTCCAGGCGTCTTTTTTTTGTGGCCTGCCATCCCTGGCGGCCACCCTTCGGGTCGTCGCAAGCGACGCCAAAAATTTTTCCGGAAAATTTTTTGCGTTGCAGAAAACCGTGTTTAGCGCAGCAGACAGAGGGCAGGCTATGAATTCCATCGTCACATCGATCAAGCGCGAGACCCTGATCGTCATCGGCAACGGCATGGTCGGCCACCACTGTATCGAGCAGTTGATCGCCAGCGGCGCGCTGCACCGTTATCAGGTGCACGTCTACGGCGAAGAGCCGCAGCGAGCCTATGACCGCGTGCACCTGTCCGAATACTTCTCCGGCAAGGACGCCGAAGCCCTGGCCCTCGGCGAGGCCGATCTCTATGCCCGCAACGGCGTGCACCTGCACCTCGGTGAGCCGGTGCTGGAGATCGACCGGCAGAAGCGCGAAGTGGTCACCAGCCAGGGGCGTCGTGGCTACGACCGCCTGGTGCTGGCCACCGGGTCCTATCCGTTCGTTCCGCCGATCCCCGGCGCCGAAGGCAACTCGCGTCTGGTTTACCGAACCCTGGACGACCTCGACGGCATTCGCGCCGCTGCTGCGGGCGCACGTCGCGGCGTGGTGGTCGGCGGTGGCTTGCTCGGCCTGGAGGCGGCCAATGCGCTTAAATCCCTTGGCCTGGAAGCTCATGTGGTGGAGTTCGCGCCACGCCTGATGCCGGTACAGCTGGATGTCGACGGTGGCGACGCACTGCGGGCGCGTATCGAGGCGTTGGGCGTGGGCGTGCATCTGTCACGCGCCACCCAGGAAATCGTCATCGGTGAGGAATACGCCTACCGTATGAATTTCAATGACGGTGAGTATCTGGAGACCGACCTGATCGTGTTCTCCGCCGGCATTCGCCCCCAGGACGCCCTGGGCCGCGCCGCCGGCCTGGACATCGCCCCGCGCGGCGGCGTGGTGGTCGACAACGACTGCCGCAGCAGCGACCCCTTTATTTATGCCATCGGCGAATGCGCGTCCTGGAACGGCACGGTATTCGGCCTGGTGGCGCCCGGCTACAGCATGGCTCGCGCCGTGGCCGCGCAACTGGCCGGTGAGCCCCATGAACCGTTCACCGGCGCCGACATGTCGACCAAGCTCAAGCTGCTCGGCGTCGACGTCGGCTCCATCGGCGATGCCCACGGGGCCACGCCGGGCGCCAAGAGCTACCGCTTCATCGACGAAGCCAACGCCAGCTACCGCCGCCTGGTGGTATCGGCGGATGGCCAGCGGGTCATCGGCGCGGTGCTGGTCGGCGACAACAGCTATTACGACACCCTGCTGCAGTACGCTCAGAACGGCATCAAGCTGCCGGCCGATCCGTCGAGCCTGATCCTGCCGTTGTCCGACGGTGCGCCGACCCTGGGCGCCGATGCGTTGCCGGATACCGCGACCATCTGCTCCTGCCACAACGTCAGCAAGGGTGCGGTGTGCTGCCAGGTCGACGCGGGCATCACCGACCTCGGCGAGCTCAAGGCCATCACCAAGGCCGGCAGCGGCTGCGGCGGCTGTAGCGCGCTGCTCAAGCAGGTCTTCGAGCACGAGTTGAGCGCCCGCGGCGTGGCGGTCGACAAGAGCCTCTGCGAGCACTTCGCCCACACCCGCCAGGAGCTGTACGCCATCGTCCGTGTGGAAGGCGTGCTCAGCTTCGAGGAGTTGCTTGCCAAGCATGGCCGCGGCCACACCGGCTGCGACATCTGCAAGCCGGCGGTGGGCTCGATCCTCGCCTCGTGCTGGAACCAGCCGATCACCGACCCGGCGCTGATTCCGCTGCAGGACACCAACGACACCTTCATGGCCAACATGCAGAAGAACGGTACCTATTCGGTGGTGCCGCGCATTCCCGGCGGCGAGATCACCCCGGACGGCCTGCTGGCCATCGGCGCCGTGGCGAAGAAATACGACCTCTACACCAAGATCACCGGCGGCCAGCGCATCGACCTGTTTGGCGCGCAGCTGCACGAACTGCCGGACATCTGGGGCGAATTGATCGCCGCCGGCTTCGAAACCGGCCACGCCTACGGCAAGTCGCTGCGCACCGTGAAGTCCTGCGTGGGCAGCACCTGGTGCCGCTACGGCGTACAGGACAGTGTTGGCATGGCGCTGCGCCTGGAGGACCGCTACAAGGGCCTGCGCGCGCCGCACAAGATCAAGTTCGCGGTCAGCGGCTGCACCCGCGAGTGCGCCGAAGCGCAGAGCAAGGACATCGGCGTGATCGCCACCGACAAGGGCTGGAACCTCTACGTGTGCGGCAACGGCGGCATGCGCCCGCGGCACGCCGAGCTTTTCGCCACCGACCTGGACGACGAGGCGCTGATCCGCACCATCGACCGCGTGCTGATGTTCTACATCCGCACTGCCGACAAGCTGCAGCGCACCTCGGTATGGCGCGAGTCGCTGGAGGGCGGCCTGGATTACCTCAAGGCGGTGATCCTCGACGACAGCCTGGGCCTGGCCGCCGAGCTGGAGGCGCAGATGCAACTGGTGGTCGACCGCTACGAATGCGAATGGGCGGGCGCCCTCAAGGACCCGGAGAAGCTCAAGCGCTTCCGCACCTTCGTCAACGACCGGCGCGCCGACCCGGACATCCATTTCGTCAAAGAGCGCGGTCAGCGCCGCCCCATTACCGCCAGTGAGTTACATCTGATTCCCGTTACCGAGGAGGTGCTCTGATGAGCCAGCCCAACGCCGTGCGTGCCCAATCGCTTCCCGCCACCGAATGGCAACCGCTGTGCCGCAGCGTCGACCTGGTCGCCAACTCCGGCGTGGTGGCCTGGCTCGACGGGGCGCAGATCGCCCTGTTCCATCTGCCCGACAGCGAAGCCGGCGAGCAGCTGTTCGCCGTGGAGAACCGCGACCCGAAATCCGGCGCCAACGTGATCGGCCGCGGCCTGATCGGCCAGATCAAGGGCGACCTGGTGATCGCCTCGCCGCTCTACAAGCAGCATTTTCGCCTGCGTGACGGCACCTGCCTGGAGTACCCGGAGCAGCGCCTGCGCGTGTGGCCGGTGCGCCTCAATGGCGACACCGTGGAAATCGGCCTGGCGGCCTGAGCGTGTCTGGCGGCTGGTTACCCGTCGCCGTTTTTTCAACCTGTCTGGTTCATTTGAGAGAGCGTCAGCATGTCCTACCTGGTTCCTGCCGAATTCGTCACCAAGATGGTGGATGCCGGTGAGTCGAAGATCTTCATGTCGACCCGCGATACCCTGATCCGCGCCTTCATGGCCGGTGCCATCCTGTCCCTGGCGGCAGTATTCGCCATCGCCGTGAGCGTCGGCACCGGCTCGCCGTTGCTCGGCGCCGTGCTGTTCCCGGTCGGCTTCGTGATGCTTTACCTGATGGGCTTCGACCTGCTCACCGGGGTATTCATGCTCACCCCGCTGGCGCTGCTCGACCGTCGCCCGGGCGTCACCGTGGGCGGTATCCTGCGCAACTGGGGCCTGGTGTTTCTCGGCAACTTCGCCGGTGCCCTGACCGTGGCCTTCATGATGGCCTTCGTGTTCACCTACGGCTTTTCCAAGGACCCTGGGCTGATCGGCGAAAAGATCTCGCACATCGGCGAGGACCGCACCCTGGGCTATGCCGAGTATGGCGCGGCGGGCTGGGCGACCATCTTCCTGCGTGGCGTGCTGTGCAACTGGATGGTGTCGATGGGCGTGGTCGGCGCGATGATCTCCACCACCGTCAGCGGCAAGACCATCGCCATGTGGATGCCCATCATGCTGTTCTTCTTCATGGGCTTCGAGCACTCGGTGGTGAACATGTTCCTGTTCCCCTCGGGCATCATCCTGGGCGGCGATTTCTCGGTGATGGACTACATGATCTGGAACGAGATCCCCACTGCGCTGGGCAATCTGGTCGGCGGCCTGGCCTTCACCGGCCTGACGCTGTACACCACCCACGTGAAGACCGGCGCCAAGCGCAGCTACAACTGAGATGGCCGTTGCCGAACACCTGTGGACGGGCAGGAAGAACCAGCTGCAGGTCAGCGTCGGCCAGTATTCGGACAAGGGCCGCAAGCCGCGCAACCAGGATTTCCATGGCCTGTGCGTGCCCCGCGAGCCGCAACTGAGCAGCAAGGGCATCGCCATCGCCCTGGCCGACGGCATCAGCAGTAGCGACGTCAGCCATATTGCCAGTGAAACGGCGGTGGCGGCGTTTCTCTCCGACTACTTCAGCACCAGCGACGCCTGGTCGGTGAAGACCTCGGTGACCCGCGTACTCAGCGCCACCAACGCCTGGCTGCACGCCCAGACGCGGCGCGGCCAGCATCGTTACGACATGGACCGCGGTTACGTGTGCACCTTCAGCGCCGTGGTGCTCAAGTCCACCACGGCGCACCTGTTCCATGTCGGCGATACGCGCATCTATCGCCTGCGCGGCGTCGATCTGGAACCGATGACCCGCGATCATCGCCTGTGGGTCGGCGAGGGCAAGAGTTACCTGAGCCGCGCCCTGGGCATCGGGCCGCAACTGGAAATCGACTACCAGGCTCTGGCCGTGGAGGCCGGTGACCTGTTCCTGCTGGCCACCGACGGCGTCTATGAATTCGTCGAGGCGCGCGCCATGCAGCGCTGCATCGGCGAGCACGCCGGCGACCTGCAACAGGCCGCCCAGGCCATCGTCGAGCAGGCCCTGGCCAATGGCAGCGACGACAACCTGACCCTGCAGCTGGTGCGCGTCGACGGCCTGCCGCGTGCCGAGGCCGACGAGTTGCAGCACAAGCTCGGCGAGCTGCCATGCCCGCCCGTGCTGGAGGCGCGTCAGTCGTTCGATGGCTACCGCATCGTCCGCCCGCTGCACGTCAGCGCCCGCAGCCACGTGTACCTGGCCACCGACGAAGGCAGCGGCGCCACCGTGGTGCTCAAGACCCCGGCGCTGGACCTGCAGCACGATGCCGGCTACCTCGAGCGCTTTCTCATGGAGGAGTGGATCGCCCGGCGCATCGACAGCCCCCATGTGCTCAAGGCCTGTGCACCGACGCGCAAGCGCAACTATCTGTATGCGGTCAGCGAGTTCATCGAGGGCCAGACCCTGGCGCAGTGGATGATCGACCACCCCACACCCGAGCTGGAAACCGTGCGCGGCATCGTCGAGCAGATCGCCCGCGGCCTGCGCGCCTTCCATCGCCTGGAAATGCTGCATCAGGACCTGCGCCCGGCCAACCTGATGATCGACGCCACCGGCACGGTGAAGATCATCGACTTCGGTGCCACTCGCGTGGCCGGATTGCAGGAGGTCGACAGCCGGCAAGGGGATGAGCCGATCCTCGGCACCGCCCAATACAGCGCGCCGGAGTACTGGCTGGGCGAACCCGGTACGGTGCGCTCGGACGTATTCTCCCTGGCGGTGATCGCCTACCAGATGCTCGGTGGCCGGCTGCCCTACGGCGCCGGCATGGCGCGGGCGCGCACCCGCAGTGCCCAGGGCCGGTTACGCTACGCGCCCATCGCTCAAGGACGAGCGCTGCCGCTGTGGTTGGACGACGTGCTGCGCAAGGCCTGCCACCCGAACCCGCTCAAGCGCTACGCCGACCCGGACGAATTCGCCCATGCGCTGCGCCACCCCGGCCCGGCATTGCTCAACCCTGGCCGGGTGCCGCTGCTGGAGCGTAATCCGCTGCTGTTCTGGCAGCTCGGCTGCCTGGTATTGGGCTTGATGGTGGTGGTGTTGCTGGCGCGCCAGTGAGGCCATGTCGGATGGCGCCGGGCGATCGCAATGGATCATCTTATAGAGGCGCCGGTTCACCCGGAATTCACTCGCCTGATTCGCCGCCAGCTCCCGATTTCAGGGCGCTTCAGGAATGTAACAGTGAAGAAATAATTTGTCGTAAATTGTCATATTCGCCGTCATGGCAAAAGCACAGAATGCGCTTTCTGTTCAGCCATAAAGTGCGTGATCGTGGACTATATCCTGCAATTGACGAGCGACCCCGCTGCCTGGGTCGCCCTGGCCACCCTGGTGGTCATGGAAGTGGTACTGGGCATCGACAACCTGATTTTCATCTCCATCCTTACCAACAAGCTGCCCGAGCATCAGCGTGCCAAGGCTCGCCGCCTGGGTATCGGCGCGGCGCTGATCCTGCGCCTGGCCCTGCTGGGCACCGTGGCGTGGATCGTCAAGCTGGTCGACCCGGTGATCGAGCTGTTCGGCCAGGCGTTTTCCTGGAAGGACATCATCCTGATCGCCGGCGGCCTGTTCCTGCTGTGGAAGGCCACCAAGGAAATCCACCACGCCGTCGACCCCGAGCCCGAGGGCGACATGTTCGTCGGCCGCGCCGCCACCGTCGGCTTCGGCGCG is a genomic window containing:
- the nirD gene encoding nitrite reductase small subunit NirD; this encodes MSQPNAVRAQSLPATEWQPLCRSVDLVANSGVVAWLDGAQIALFHLPDSEAGEQLFAVENRDPKSGANVIGRGLIGQIKGDLVIASPLYKQHFRLRDGTCLEYPEQRLRVWPVRLNGDTVEIGLAA
- the ada gene encoding bifunctional DNA-binding transcriptional regulator/O6-methylguanine-DNA methyltransferase Ada produces the protein MCEERRWQAVCKRDATQDGQFVFAVRSTGIYCRPSCPARRPRRDNVSFHAGPAQAEAAGYRPCKRCTPQGTSPAEQLDALVTAACRLLDEADKPPTLDALAARIGLSASHLARAFKARTGMTPKAWASARQRERLAAILPGARSVLDAALDTGYSNTRSLYEQTDGVALAKRRQGSKGETLRVAVVPCPLGYLLLAGSENGPCALLFGDSPAAVEVELRQRFPAASFKADDGQLQGWLSEVLQQLSEPERAAQLPLDLRGTAFQQRVWQALRAIPVGQTRTYGQLAAELASHPRAIARACASNPLGLLVPCHRVTAADGSLGGYRWGVARKAALLKAEAGEVKNP
- a CDS encoding formate/nitrite transporter family protein yields the protein MSYLVPAEFVTKMVDAGESKIFMSTRDTLIRAFMAGAILSLAAVFAIAVSVGTGSPLLGAVLFPVGFVMLYLMGFDLLTGVFMLTPLALLDRRPGVTVGGILRNWGLVFLGNFAGALTVAFMMAFVFTYGFSKDPGLIGEKISHIGEDRTLGYAEYGAAGWATIFLRGVLCNWMVSMGVVGAMISTTVSGKTIAMWMPIMLFFFMGFEHSVVNMFLFPSGIILGGDFSVMDYMIWNEIPTALGNLVGGLAFTGLTLYTTHVKTGAKRSYN
- a CDS encoding PA4780 family RIO1-like protein kinase, giving the protein MKTPKRIEPLVEDGLVDEVIRPLMSGKEAAVYVVRCGSELRCAKVYKEANKRGFRQAAEYQEGRKVRNSRDARAMAKGSKYGRKNQEDNWQNAEVAALFRLANAGVRVPKPYDFLDGVLLMELVTDGEGDVAPRLNDVDLHPEDAREFHAFMIEEIVKMLCAGLVHGDLSEFNVLLGPDGPVIIDLPQAVDAAGNNHAFKMLERDVGNMAAYFGQFAPELKYSKYAKEMWALYEEGKLTPQSVLTGEFKDPEDEADVDAVMREIKAALADEARRQAALNAEDEPKDREPPPPWER
- a CDS encoding bifunctional protein-serine/threonine kinase/phosphatase, which codes for MAVAEHLWTGRKNQLQVSVGQYSDKGRKPRNQDFHGLCVPREPQLSSKGIAIALADGISSSDVSHIASETAVAAFLSDYFSTSDAWSVKTSVTRVLSATNAWLHAQTRRGQHRYDMDRGYVCTFSAVVLKSTTAHLFHVGDTRIYRLRGVDLEPMTRDHRLWVGEGKSYLSRALGIGPQLEIDYQALAVEAGDLFLLATDGVYEFVEARAMQRCIGEHAGDLQQAAQAIVEQALANGSDDNLTLQLVRVDGLPRAEADELQHKLGELPCPPVLEARQSFDGYRIVRPLHVSARSHVYLATDEGSGATVVLKTPALDLQHDAGYLERFLMEEWIARRIDSPHVLKACAPTRKRNYLYAVSEFIEGQTLAQWMIDHPTPELETVRGIVEQIARGLRAFHRLEMLHQDLRPANLMIDATGTVKIIDFGATRVAGLQEVDSRQGDEPILGTAQYSAPEYWLGEPGTVRSDVFSLAVIAYQMLGGRLPYGAGMARARTRSAQGRLRYAPIAQGRALPLWLDDVLRKACHPNPLKRYADPDEFAHALRHPGPALLNPGRVPLLERNPLLFWQLGCLVLGLMVVVLLARQ
- the nirB gene encoding nitrite reductase large subunit NirB, which produces MNSIVTSIKRETLIVIGNGMVGHHCIEQLIASGALHRYQVHVYGEEPQRAYDRVHLSEYFSGKDAEALALGEADLYARNGVHLHLGEPVLEIDRQKREVVTSQGRRGYDRLVLATGSYPFVPPIPGAEGNSRLVYRTLDDLDGIRAAAAGARRGVVVGGGLLGLEAANALKSLGLEAHVVEFAPRLMPVQLDVDGGDALRARIEALGVGVHLSRATQEIVIGEEYAYRMNFNDGEYLETDLIVFSAGIRPQDALGRAAGLDIAPRGGVVVDNDCRSSDPFIYAIGECASWNGTVFGLVAPGYSMARAVAAQLAGEPHEPFTGADMSTKLKLLGVDVGSIGDAHGATPGAKSYRFIDEANASYRRLVVSADGQRVIGAVLVGDNSYYDTLLQYAQNGIKLPADPSSLILPLSDGAPTLGADALPDTATICSCHNVSKGAVCCQVDAGITDLGELKAITKAGSGCGGCSALLKQVFEHELSARGVAVDKSLCEHFAHTRQELYAIVRVEGVLSFEELLAKHGRGHTGCDICKPAVGSILASCWNQPITDPALIPLQDTNDTFMANMQKNGTYSVVPRIPGGEITPDGLLAIGAVAKKYDLYTKITGGQRIDLFGAQLHELPDIWGELIAAGFETGHAYGKSLRTVKSCVGSTWCRYGVQDSVGMALRLEDRYKGLRAPHKIKFAVSGCTRECAEAQSKDIGVIATDKGWNLYVCGNGGMRPRHAELFATDLDDEALIRTIDRVLMFYIRTADKLQRTSVWRESLEGGLDYLKAVILDDSLGLAAELEAQMQLVVDRYECEWAGALKDPEKLKRFRTFVNDRRADPDIHFVKERGQRRPITASELHLIPVTEEVL
- a CDS encoding TerC family protein, with the protein product MDYILQLTSDPAAWVALATLVVMEVVLGIDNLIFISILTNKLPEHQRAKARRLGIGAALILRLALLGTVAWIVKLVDPVIELFGQAFSWKDIILIAGGLFLLWKATKEIHHAVDPEPEGDMFVGRAATVGFGAVIVQILLLDLVFSVDSIITAVGMTPHVPIMVVAVIAAVTVMLLAADPLARFINNNPTVVMLALGFLIMIGMTLIAEGFGAHVPKGYLYAAMAFSAVIEGLNMLSRRAKRKAAAQGKTPS